The genomic DNA AAACTAAGCAGGATCACGAGTTGGCCCTTAAGCGTATTGAGACGCTCCTTGCAGACAGTTCTTCCCAGGAAGCAATGGATGAACTCGAACTGCTTGCACACCTTGTCGACCAATACGAAGAGAAGGAATTCCCGATCGACTTCCCCTCCCCTGTTGCTGCAATCAAGTTCCGCATGGACCAACTCGGTCTCAAGCAAAAAGATTTAGTCTCTTACATTGGGAGCAAGAGCAAGGTCTCTGAGGTGCTGAACGAAAAGCGTCCCCTTACCCTTGAGATGATGAGAAAGCTGAATAGCGGGCTAGGCATCCCCGCCGAAACACTTCTTCAAAGTCCAAAAGCAGAATTTCCAAAAACATACACTGACTTGAATTGGGAGCAATTTCCGCTTCGAGAATTAGTTAAAAGAGGGGTTGTTGAAGCGAAGCATATAAAAGAACGTGCCGAGGAGGCTATGAGAGGCCTCATCCATGCTGCGGGCTCTCCCCAACTTGCAAATGCCTGTCTTAGACAGGGCTCTTGGAATGGCAAAACAGCAGACTGTTACGCAACTCTTGCCTGGGAACTAATTGTTCGAGCTCGCGCTCGTGAAGTTGAGCTTAGCACAAAATACAGACATGGCTCTTTCACCGAAGCACACATGGAAAAGCTCGCCCACTTAAGCATATACACAGATGGACCCAAACTAGCCGTCGAATATCTCGCCAGATATGGGATAATCCTTTTAACTGAGCCTGCAATAAAGGGGACTTACCTTGATGGTATAGCTCTTCTATTAGAAGACGGGACACCTGTCGTTGGATTGACCCTCAGATTAGATCGAATTGACTATTTCTGGTTTACCCTAATGCATGAACTAGCTCATATCATCAAACACTTAACGCCTGAGCAATCTTCAATTATCGACTTCAAAGATGGATCTTCAGCAAAAGACACTGAGGACGAAGCCAATACAATTGCCTCCAACGCCCTAATCCCTGCTGAACTCTGGACTAACAGCAAAGCAAAGCAACGTGGCAGCAAAGTTGGAGTTCTGGAGCTTGCAGAACAACTGGAAATTCACGAAGCAATCGTAGCAGGAAGAGTCCGAAAAGAAAGAAACAACTATCGCGTCCTTTCTGGATTGGTTGGGCAAAAGCAGATTCGCAAGTTGTTTTGGTAAATAAAGAATCTCCCCTATGTTGGCGCATAGAGGAGATTATCCCGAAATCCAAACCGCTGAGGCCGGATCGGGCACCCTTGGCAGGGCAGAGATGAACTCACACCATCTCTCTACCCACTGAACCACTCAGAGTCAAGAAATACGCCTCGTAGGGAGAAGTTCAATGCAGAACTCGAACTCTACTGGCAAAGTGTTGATCTTTCGCTGGACCCGCAGATGTCCGAAAACTGGTAAGATCATCCGCGCAAAGAAGCGCCCCTTTCCCCTGTGGGTAGACGCAGAGCGCTAATCATCAGCACCCCGCTTCGGCGGGGTTTTCTATTGCCCTAGAGGTGGTAGCGGTTTTTTGGACAGGTCATTAAGGTGGAGTCCGACGACGAGGAGGACTTCAGACAATGTCCAAGAGAAGACGCTTTTCAGCAGAGTTCAAGGCCAAGGTTGCGCTTGATGCATTATCGGGCGAAATGACGCTTTCGGAGCTGGCCAGCAAGTACAAGGTTCACCCCAATCAAGTCTCGACTTGGAAGAAGCAAGCCAAGGAACTGATCGTTGCTGGCTTTTCCGACAAAGTTCAAAGCCGTAAGGCCCAAGAAGAAAACGATCTCAAGGAGCTGCACGCAAAGATCGGTCAGCTCACAATCGAGACTGATTTTTTACAAAAAGCCTTCGCTCGGAAGTGACGCATGAGCGGAGGCGGCAGATGGTCGACAAGCATCATCCGTCACTGAGTATATCGCGCCAATGCCGCATGCTGAGCATGCTTCGCTCGACGTACTATTACAGGCCCAAGGGCGAGAGCTAGTTCAATCTGCGGTTGATGCGCCTGATTGATGAGCAGTTCCTGGAAACGCCATTCTTCGGCAGTCGCCAGATACGATACCATTTAATCCATCTTGGCTATGCCGTTGGTCGTCGCAGAGTACGACGCTTGATGTGTAAGATGGGGTTGTCAGCGATCTACCAAAAGCTAAGGACGACAGTTCCGCATCCAGAGCATCGGGTGTACCCTTATCTGCTGCGAGGACTGCGAATCGACCGACCAAATCAGGTCTGGTGTGCCGACATCACGTACATCCCAATGAAACGAGGCTTCTTGTACCTCGTGGTGATTATGGATTGGCATAGTCGTGCTGTCTTGTCGTGGCGCTTGTCGAACACGATGGAAGCCGACTTTTGCGTTTCAGCCTTGGAGGACGCAATCAATCGTTATGGCGTGCCTGAGATCTTCAACACGGATCAGGGCAGCCAGTTTACCAGTTACGACTTTACAAGGTCGCTCAAGAAGACAGGCATACGCATCTCCATGGACGGCAAAGGCCGCTGGATGGATAACGTCATGATCGAGCGCTTGTGGCGCAGCATGAAATACGAATGCGTGTATTTGCAGGAATTGGAGACAGGAAGCCAGGCCCGAATGGAATTGGCGAGATGGTTCAGGTTCTATAACTGGCAACGTCCGCATTCAGTCTTTGACGGAAAGCGGCCAATGGAGATATATCAGGACACCCCCATCCCTGGGGGGCTAGCCCCCCAGGGATGGGGAGCCCGTCAGGCGGCATAGTAAGTACCAGGCTCCACCTTAATCCTGCCGCCAAACTGTCCGAACAACCGGGACCACCTCTCCATATCGAAGGGAAAACAGACAAAGAAGCTCTTAAAAACTTAAAAAGCCATATCGTAAACCATTGCGAAGGGGTTCTTGTTGAAGACTCCCCCAAAGACAACAAACAAATTAAGCGTCTCCGAATCACTGAAAATTGCATCGAAGAAAACCCCTTCCTGCCGATGTCTTAACAGATCGCCTCATTCAAGCCTCTTTCCCAAATTTTGTGGCAATTTTGTAGCAAAAGCAGATTTCAACCAAAAGAAATACCATGTCGGCACTCCCAAGTTTTGCTGGTAACAGTACCAGTGAACCCCAAAACCAAGGGAGGCCGACATGGCAAAGCTCAAAGTATCATCTGTTCATCGGTTTGTTGAAGCGTTTTCCGGCGAGAAGGTATGGATAGGAGTGGACGTCCATAAGCTGAGTTTCAGCGTGGCTTTGCTCAGACCTGATGGTGCCGTGAAGGACTGGACTTGTCCGGCTGATGCAACAGCACTCACCCGGCTTGTCATGTCATTACCTGTTGAGGTTGGCGCGGTTTGCTATGAATCTGGACCGACTGGCTTTGAGTTGGCCAGGAGCCTCGAAGCAGAAGGTGTTACGGTTGTCGTTGCTGCGCCAAGCCGAATCCCGCGCCCCATTACCGCTACCAACAAGACCGACAGCCTGGACTGCCGCAAACTGGCAGAGCTGGCAGCCTCCGGCCTGATCAGACCAATCGCCATTCCTTCCGTTGAAGCTGAAGCCTTCCGTGCTCTTGAGCGTCGAAGGCATCAGCTCACCGACTCTCTTCGTCGAGCTAAACAACGGATTCGTTCACTTCTTCTTTATCTTGGAGCGCAGGAGCCTGCCGATCTGGACCATTGGAGCAAGGCTGCCATACTCACACTTCATCAGGTGGAACTTCCTTCGGGGGCAAAAGAGACTCTTGAAAGCTTGCTCGATGAACTGGAGTACTTCGCTTGTGCACAACGCAAAGTGGATCAGCGTTTGCGAATAAGCATCCGGGAACAAGACGAGGCAAGACGTATTGCCGCCATGAGGTCCGTTCCCGGCGTTGGCGAAGTCGTGGCCACGACTTTTGCGGCAGAGGTTTACCGCCCGGAACGTTTCAATCGCAGCGAAGAGGTGACAGCTTACCTGGGCCTTGCGCCAGTGATGCGGCAAAGTGGAGGCAGCAAGGGTAAGGCAACACTTCGCCCGGTCGGTCAAAAGCGATTACGAAGTTTACTGATTGAAGCAGCTTGGGTGTGGAAGCAGCGAGATGAGTGGGCCAGGGAGTTCTACAACCGAATTTATAGCCGACATGGTGTGGCACAAAAAGCAATAGCTGCGCTTGCTCGTAAATTGGCCGCGCTTTTGTGGAAGCTCAGCTTACCTGTAACGCAGTCGTAAACAAAGATCGCGGCGGGGCTTTGGTGGCGTAGACCACGAAAATAGAAATGGCGATCTTAAACTGATTTACGTACCGAATAGGTACTTGGTGCCGTAGAGCACGAATAAGAAAAGGAATACAAACTAATAGCCGTTATGGTGAGGGTGGAGTCTGGCCTAAGAAATAGGGAAATCGAGTAAATAGGGAGTCCTTGACATGGGGCCGCATAAGAAAAGGCCCCCGAAACATTTTTAAAAATGCTCCAAGGCCCTAATTTTATTCTGGTACCAGGGGAGGGACTCGAACCCTCACAGTATCGCTACCGGCGGATTTTGAGTCCGCTGCGTCTACCAATTCCGCCACCCTGGCGTGAGAAGGGTTATCCATAGGGCAGGGGGGAGCCTTCTGTCAATGATCTTGTCGGGCGGAATGTGGCCGGGGCGGGTGTGTACGGGGTATTTCATACTCGGCGGCGCATATTTCTTGTCACGCGGACGACTTGGTGGTAGCTCCCCGAATGCGGTTCATATTCGTGTCGAAGTGAGGACAAGTCATGCTGCCCATCGGTTCCATCGTCAACGCCTGCGCCATCATCGGCGGCTCCCTGCTCGGCTGCCTCCTGCAGTCGCGCTTTCCGGA from Pseudodesulfovibrio thermohalotolerans includes the following:
- a CDS encoding ImmA/IrrE family metallo-endopeptidase → MMKLIKTKQDHELALKRIETLLADSSSQEAMDELELLAHLVDQYEEKEFPIDFPSPVAAIKFRMDQLGLKQKDLVSYIGSKSKVSEVLNEKRPLTLEMMRKLNSGLGIPAETLLQSPKAEFPKTYTDLNWEQFPLRELVKRGVVEAKHIKERAEEAMRGLIHAAGSPQLANACLRQGSWNGKTADCYATLAWELIVRARAREVELSTKYRHGSFTEAHMEKLAHLSIYTDGPKLAVEYLARYGIILLTEPAIKGTYLDGIALLLEDGTPVVGLTLRLDRIDYFWFTLMHELAHIIKHLTPEQSSIIDFKDGSSAKDTEDEANTIASNALIPAELWTNSKAKQRGSKVGVLELAEQLEIHEAIVAGRVRKERNNYRVLSGLVGQKQIRKLFW
- a CDS encoding IS110 family RNA-guided transposase; the protein is MAKLKVSSVHRFVEAFSGEKVWIGVDVHKLSFSVALLRPDGAVKDWTCPADATALTRLVMSLPVEVGAVCYESGPTGFELARSLEAEGVTVVVAAPSRIPRPITATNKTDSLDCRKLAELAASGLIRPIAIPSVEAEAFRALERRRHQLTDSLRRAKQRIRSLLLYLGAQEPADLDHWSKAAILTLHQVELPSGAKETLESLLDELEYFACAQRKVDQRLRISIREQDEARRIAAMRSVPGVGEVVATTFAAEVYRPERFNRSEEVTAYLGLAPVMRQSGGSKGKATLRPVGQKRLRSLLIEAAWVWKQRDEWAREFYNRIYSRHGVAQKAIAALARKLAALLWKLSLPVTQS